From one Lotus japonicus ecotype B-129 chromosome 3, LjGifu_v1.2 genomic stretch:
- the LOC130743327 gene encoding histone H4 codes for MSGRGKGGKGLGKGGAKRHRKVLRDNIQGITKPAIRRLARRGGVKRISGLIYEETRGVLKIFLENVIRDAVTYTEHARRKTVTAMDVVYALKRQGRTLYGFGG; via the coding sequence ATGTCTGGGCGTGGAAAAGGAGGTAAAGGATTGGGCAAGGGAGGAGCCAAACGGCACCGTAAGGTCCTCCGCGACAACATCCAGGGAATCACGAAGCCAGCGATTCGGCGTTTGGCTCGCAGGGGTGGCGTGAAGCGTATCAGTGGCTTGATCTATGAGGAGACTCGTGGTGTTCTCAAGATCTTTCTTGAGAATGTGATTCGTGATGCTGTTACCTACACTGAGCATGCTAGGAGGAAGACTGTTACTGCCATGGATGTGGTGTATGCTCTCAAGAGACAGGGAAGGACACTCTATGGATTTGGGGGTTAG